A part of Girardinichthys multiradiatus isolate DD_20200921_A chromosome 12, DD_fGirMul_XY1, whole genome shotgun sequence genomic DNA contains:
- the me2 gene encoding NAD-dependent malic enzyme, mitochondrial, protein MLSRLRTTWSLRPCISVWRRAHTKEKGKPLMLNPHTNKGMAFTLQERQILGIHGLLPPKVETQDIQAMRFQRNLKKMTDPLEKYIYLMGIQERNERLFYRVLMEDIEELMPIVYTPTVGLACTEYGHIFRRPKGLFISILDRGHIRSILDNWPETNVAAVVVTDGERILGLGDLGCYGMGIPVGKLCLYTACAGIRPEKCLPVVIDVGTDNETLLKDPLYMGLYQKRDRSQAYDDLIDEFMEAVVDRYGQDTLIQFEDFGNHNAFRFLRKYREKYCTFNDDIQGTASVALAGLLAAQRAIGKPLTEHHILFLGAGEAALGIANLIVMAMMELGMTQSGAREKIWMYDAHGLLVKDRAQKTDANQEAFVHDSPRDVKTFLDAVNSIKPTAIIGVAGAGRLFTHDVIKAMGILNERPIIFALSNPTNKAECTAEDAYTLTDGRCLFASGSPFGPVTLSDGRVFTPGQGNNAYIFPGVALAVILSGVRHISDTVFLEAAKTLAEQLTDKELEEGRLYPPLSNIREVSVQMAVKVVEYVYAKGMAFRYPEPLDKNGFVRATAWNTDYDSFLPDTYDWPGVRFSPKIN, encoded by the exons ATGTTGTCAAGGTTGAGGACAACCTGGTCCCTGAGGCCCTGCATCTCTGTGTGGAGAAGGGCACACACCAAAGAAAAGGGCAAACCCCTGATGCTTAATCCTCACACCAACAAG GGTATGGCATTCACCCTACAGGAGCGACAGATTCTGGGGATTCATGGTCTGTTGCCTCCCAAAGTGGAGACTCAGGACATTCAGGCTATGCGGTTTCAGAGGAATCTTAAGAAGATGACAGATCCCCTGGAAAA GTACATCTACCTGATGGGCATCCAAGAAAGGAATGAGAGGCTTTTTTATAGGGTGTTGATGGAAGACATAGAGGAATTAATGCCAATTGTTTACACTCCCACTGTaggactggcctgcacagagtatGGACACATATTTAGGAGGCCAAA GGGTTTGTTTATCTCCATTCTGGACAGAGGACATATCCGCTCCATCCTGGACAACTGGCCAGAGACAAATGTAGCA GCTGTCGTAGTAACTGATGGAGAACGTATTTTAGGCTTAGGGGACCTGGGTTGTTACGGAATGGGCATACCTGTTGGAAAACTATGCCTGTACACCGCCTGTGCTGGCATCAGACCTGAGAAATGTCTGCCTGTGGTGATAGACGTTGGCACAGACAATGAG ACTCTTCTTAAAGATCCCTTGTACATGGGCCTGTATCAGAAACGGGATCGCTCTCAAGCCTACGATGATCTGATTGACGAGTTCATGGAAGCTGTTGTGGACAGATATGGACAGGACACACTGATTCAGTTTGAGGACTTTGGGAATCACAATGCGTTCCGCTTCCTTCGGAAGTACAGGGAAAAATACTGCACCTTCAACGATGATATCCAAG GTACTGCATCTGTAGCACTCGCTGGTCTGTTAGCAGCTCAGAGGGCCATTGGCAAACCCCTCACTGAACACCACATTCTCTTCCTGGGAGCCGGAGAG GCTGCTCTTGGTATTGCCAATCTGATTGTGATGGCCATGATGGAGTTGGGGATGACCCAATCAGGGGCCAGAGAAAAGATCTGGATGTATGACGCACATGGTTTACTCGTAAAG GATAGAGCACAGAAAACAGATGCCAACCAGGAGGCCTTTGTTCATGACAGTCCAAGGGATGTAAAGACCTTCCTAGATGCTGTTAACAGTATCAAACCCACTGCTATCATTG gtgtggcaGGAGCCGGACGTCTCTTTACCCACGATGTAATTAAAGCCATGGGAATTCTGAATGAGCGACCGATTATCTTTGCCTTGAGTAACCCAACAAATAAAGCCGAGTGCACAGCAGAGGACGCCTACACACTAACAGAT GGTAGATGTCTGTTTGCTAGTGGCAGCCCATTTGGTCCGGTTACACTGAGTGATGGACGTGTGTTTACTCCAGGACAAGGGAACAATGCTTACATCTTCCCAg GTGTGGCTCTGGCTGTGATCCTGAGTGGAGTGAGACACATTAGTGATACTGTATTCTTGGAAGCTGCGAAG ACGCTGGCTGAGCAGCTGACAGATAAAGAGCTTGAAGAGGGCAGACTCTATCCTCCACTCTCCAACATCAGAGAAGTTTCTGTTCAGATGGCTGTCAAG GTGGTGGAGTATGTCTATGCCAAAGGCATGGCGTTCCGTTACCCTGAGCCTCTGGACAAGAATGGCTTTGTACGTGCCACTGCGTGGAACACAGACTACGACTCCTTCTTGCCGGATACCTATGACTGGCCTGGTGTCCGCTTCAGTCCTAAAATCAACTAG
- the elac1 gene encoding zinc phosphodiesterase ELAC protein 1 isoform X1 produces the protein MSMDMTFLGTGSAYPSPHRGASAVVLRTGGECWLFDCGEGTQTQLMKSQLRAGRITKVFISHLHGDHLFGLPGLLCTVSLNTNPDIQQSLKCVDIYGPLGLRKFLRVTLGLTGSQLLFPYAVHELEPTPDQCPEEGQFSLEMTAESGPPHPQEQPGRTIPLDVSSDSYLLFQDNKFVVKAFRLFHRIPSFGFCIQEHDRPGRLKTEVLKELGVKPGPLYGRLKAGKSMILESGRLLLPSEVLEADIPGRKVCVFGDCSSVLGEGAFRLCHEADVLVHEATLGNEHQKKAVEHGHSTPEMAAAVARTCSARRLVLYHFSQRYKPSSLKKEGGEDDVSELKNQADQALQDCGVEVTLAEDFMTIPIPLRRPSTS, from the exons ATGTCTATGGATATGACCTTCCTCGGAACCGGGTCGGCTTATCCGTCTCCTCACCGCGGCGCCTCGGCTGTGGTGCTGCGGACGGGTGGGGAGTGCTGGCTGTTTGACTGCGGAGAGGGAACCCAGACCCAACTGATGAAGAGCCAGCTCAGAGCCG GGCGCATCACTAAGGTTTTCATCTCCCACCTGCATGGAGATCACTTGTTCGGTTTGCCTGGTCTCCTCTGCACCGTGAGCCTCAACACCAACCCTGACATCCAGCAGAGCCTGAAATGTGTGGACATCTACGGGCCCCTGGGCCTCAGGAAGTTTCTCAGGGTGACTCTTGGTCTCACGGGATCCCAGCTGCTCTTTCCTTACGCAG TTCATGAGCTAGAGCCCACTCCAGATCAGTGTCCAGAAGAGGGACAGTTCAGTCTGGAG ATGACTGCAGAGAGCGGTCCTCCCCATCCACAGGAGCAGCCTGGCAGGACGATCCCCCTGGATGTCTCTAGCGACAGTTACCTCCTTTTCCAAGACAATAAGTTTGTGGTGAAGGCCTTCAGGCTGTTTCACCGCATCCCTTCCTTTGGTTTCTGCATCCAGGAGCACGATCGTCCTGGAAGACTGAAAACAGAAGTACTGAAGGAACTTG GTGTTAAACCTGGACCTCTGTATGGGCGTCTCAAAGCTGGCAAGTCCATGATTCTTGAAAGTGGACGCTTGTTGCTTCCCAGTGAGGTTCTGGAAGCAGATATTCCTGGGAGGAAAGTCTGTGTTTTCGGTGACTGTAGCTCAGTTCTTGGTGAGGGAGCTTTCCGTCTTTGCCACGAGGCCGACGTTCTGGTTCACGAGGCCACCCTTGGGAATGAGCATCAGAAGAAAGCTGTGGAGCACGGACACAGCACGCCCGAGATGGCAGCTGCTGTGGCTCGGACTTGCTCTGCACGGAGGCTGGTCCTATACCACTTCAGTCAGCGCTACAAACCCAGTTCCCTAAAGAAGGAGGGAGGCGAGGACGACGTCTCAGAGCTCAAGAACCAGGCTGACCAAGCTTTACAGGACTGTGGTGTAGAGGTGACTTTGGCTGAGGACTTTATGACTATTCCCATTCCTCTCAGAAGACCATCAACCAGTTAA
- the elac1 gene encoding zinc phosphodiesterase ELAC protein 1 isoform X2, protein MSMDMTFLGTGSAYPSPHRGASAVVLRTGGECWLFDCGEGTQTQLMKSQLRAVHELEPTPDQCPEEGQFSLEMTAESGPPHPQEQPGRTIPLDVSSDSYLLFQDNKFVVKAFRLFHRIPSFGFCIQEHDRPGRLKTEVLKELGVKPGPLYGRLKAGKSMILESGRLLLPSEVLEADIPGRKVCVFGDCSSVLGEGAFRLCHEADVLVHEATLGNEHQKKAVEHGHSTPEMAAAVARTCSARRLVLYHFSQRYKPSSLKKEGGEDDVSELKNQADQALQDCGVEVTLAEDFMTIPIPLRRPSTS, encoded by the exons ATGTCTATGGATATGACCTTCCTCGGAACCGGGTCGGCTTATCCGTCTCCTCACCGCGGCGCCTCGGCTGTGGTGCTGCGGACGGGTGGGGAGTGCTGGCTGTTTGACTGCGGAGAGGGAACCCAGACCCAACTGATGAAGAGCCAGCTCAGAGCCG TTCATGAGCTAGAGCCCACTCCAGATCAGTGTCCAGAAGAGGGACAGTTCAGTCTGGAG ATGACTGCAGAGAGCGGTCCTCCCCATCCACAGGAGCAGCCTGGCAGGACGATCCCCCTGGATGTCTCTAGCGACAGTTACCTCCTTTTCCAAGACAATAAGTTTGTGGTGAAGGCCTTCAGGCTGTTTCACCGCATCCCTTCCTTTGGTTTCTGCATCCAGGAGCACGATCGTCCTGGAAGACTGAAAACAGAAGTACTGAAGGAACTTG GTGTTAAACCTGGACCTCTGTATGGGCGTCTCAAAGCTGGCAAGTCCATGATTCTTGAAAGTGGACGCTTGTTGCTTCCCAGTGAGGTTCTGGAAGCAGATATTCCTGGGAGGAAAGTCTGTGTTTTCGGTGACTGTAGCTCAGTTCTTGGTGAGGGAGCTTTCCGTCTTTGCCACGAGGCCGACGTTCTGGTTCACGAGGCCACCCTTGGGAATGAGCATCAGAAGAAAGCTGTGGAGCACGGACACAGCACGCCCGAGATGGCAGCTGCTGTGGCTCGGACTTGCTCTGCACGGAGGCTGGTCCTATACCACTTCAGTCAGCGCTACAAACCCAGTTCCCTAAAGAAGGAGGGAGGCGAGGACGACGTCTCAGAGCTCAAGAACCAGGCTGACCAAGCTTTACAGGACTGTGGTGTAGAGGTGACTTTGGCTGAGGACTTTATGACTATTCCCATTCCTCTCAGAAGACCATCAACCAGTTAA